Proteins co-encoded in one Malus sylvestris chromosome 7, drMalSylv7.2, whole genome shotgun sequence genomic window:
- the LOC126629200 gene encoding tetraspanin-6-like → MYRFSNTVIGFLNLFSLLASIPIIAGGLWMARSSTTCETFLQTPLLVVGFVVLIVSLAGFIGACFHVAWALWVYLVVMLLIIATLMGLTVFGFVVTSQGAGVEVPGRVYKEYHLEYYSPWLRNRVNDPNYWSKIRSCILGSKTCAELIAWTPLDYLERDMSPIQSGCCKPPTLCNYNMATTVSQDQDCYRWNNAPNMLCYECDSCKAGVLEDIKRDWHKLSVLNIVMLVVLIGVYSIGCCAFRNTQRAETDHPYGQNRMSKVRPRWDYHWWRWWHHRREQLY, encoded by the exons atgtacaGGTTCAGCAACACAGTGATTGGGTTCTTGAACCTCTTCAGTCTCTTAGCATCAATACCAATAATCGCCGGAGGTCTATGGATGGCAAGGAGCAGCACCACATGTGAAACTTTCCTCCAAACCCCACTTTTGGTGGTGGGTTTTGTGGTGCTCATAGTATCCCTAGCTGGGTTTATTGGTGCCTGCTTCCATGTGGCCTGGGCACTCTGGGTGTACTTGGTGGTGATGCTGCTGATTATTGCAACCCTGATGGGTTTGACAGTGTTTGGGTTTGTGGTTACAAGCCAAGGTGCTGGAGTGGAGGTGCCTGGTAGGGTTTATAAGGAGTACCACCTTGAGTATTACTCACCATGGTTAAGGAATAGGGTTAACGATCCTAATTATTGGAGTAAGATTAGGAGTTGCATCTTGGGGTCTAAAACTTGTGCTGAGCTTATTGCTTGGACACCTCTTGATTATCTTGAAAGAGACATGTCTCCAATACAG TCTGGTTGTTGCAAGCCCCCAACTTTGTGCAATTACAACATGGCAACTACAGTGAGTCAAGACCAAGATTGCTACCGGTGGAATAATGCGCCTAATATGTTATGTTACGAGTGTGATTCGTGCAAAGCTGGAGTTCTTGAAGATATCAAGAGGGACTGGCACAAGCTCTCTGTGTTGAACATTGTCATGCTTGTGGTCCTCATTGGAGTATATTCAATCGGTTGCTGTGCTTTCCGAAACACACAacgagctgaaacagatcacccGTATGGTCAAAACCGGATGAGCAAAGTTCGTCCCCGATGGGATTACCACTG GTGGAGATGGTGGCACCACAGAAGAGAACAGCTTTATTAG
- the LOC126629197 gene encoding serine carboxypeptidase-like 27 has product MGGHSPFAFPCILLLFLGGCFASVQDQVRDRITQLPGQPTVGFAQYSGYVTVNRKAGRALFYWLTESPANRRPESRPLMLWLNGGPGCSSVAYGAAEEIGPFHIRPDGKTLYLNPYAWNNLANLLFLESPAGVGFSYTNTSSDLYTAGDQRTAEDAYAFLVNWFERFPQYKHRDFYIAGESYAGHYVPQLSQIIYERNKGKKNPIINFKGFMVGNAVTDDYHDFVGTFEYWWNHGLISDSTYQSLRVTCDSGSSQHPSVDCMRALKLAEMEQGNIDPYSIYTRPCNSTASLKRNLRGHYPWMSRAYDPCTERYSEVYFNRPDVQKALHANVTKVSYPWQTCSDVVGNYWADSPLSMLPIYKELIAAGLKIWVFSGDTDSVVPVTATRYSIDALKLPTITNWFPWNDNGKVGGRSQIYKGLTFVTVTGAGHEVPLHRPRLAFILFRSFLESKPMPS; this is encoded by the exons ATGGGTGGCCACTCTCCATTTGCTTTTCCTTGCATTTTGCTTCTTTTCTTGGGGGGTTGTTTTGCTTCTGTTCAAGATCAAGTGAGGGATAGAATCACACAATTGCCAGGACAGCCAACTGTGGGGTTTGCTCAGTACTCTGGTTATGTGACTGTCAATAGGAAAGCCGGTAGAGCATTGTTTTACTGGTTGACTGAATCCCCTGCAAATCGTCGGCCCGAGTCTAGACCACTAATGTTGTGGCTTAATGGTGGCCCCGGTTGCTCTTCTGTTGCTTATGGAGCAGCTGAAGAGATTGGACCATTTCATATTAGACCTGATGGAAAGACCCTTTACTTGAATCCCTATGCTTGGAACAACT TGGCAAATTTGCTATTCCTTGAATCACCAGCTGGTGTCGGCTTTTCATATACGAATACGAGCTCAGATTTGTATACAGCCGGAGACCAGAGAACAG CTGAAGATGCGTATGCATTTCTAGTCAATTGGTTCGAAAGGTTCCCACAGTACAAGCACAGAGATTTCTACATTGCTGGAGAAAGTTATGCAG GTCATTATGTTCCTCagttgtctcaaatcatttatGAGAGAAATAAGGGAAAGAAGAACCCAATTATTAATTTCAAGGGATTTATG GTGGGAAATGCTGTGACTGATGATTATCATGATTTTGTTGGCACATTTGAATACTGGTGGAACCATGGTTTAATTTCTGATTCTACCTATCAATCGCTACGTGTAACCTGTGACTCTGGATCCTCTCAGCATCCGTCAGTGGACTGCATGAGGGCGCTTAAACTAGCAGAAATGGAGCAGGGAAACATCGATCCATACAGCATTTATACTCGTCCTTGCAATAGCACTGCATCCCTAAAGCGTAATTTGAGGGGTCATTAT CCATGGATGTCCAGAGCATATGATCCCTGCACTGAGAGGTATTCTGAAGTTTATTTCAACCGTCCAGATGTTCAAAAGGCACTCCATGCCAATGTAACTAAAGTTTCTTATCCATGGCAAACATGCAG TGATGTTGTTGGAAACTACTGGGCCGATTCTCCTCTGTCCATGCTTCCGATTTACAAGGAGCTCATAGCTGCTGGTCTTAAGATATGGGTATTCAG TGGAGACACTGATTCAGTGGTTCCTGTGACTGCAACTCGTTACTCCATAGATGCTCTGAAGCTACCAACCATTACCAACTGGTTTCCATGGAACGACAATGGCAAG GTTGGCGGCCGGAGCCAAATATACAAGGGTCTGACATTTGTCACTGTGACCGGAGCTGGGCACGAGGTTCCACTCCATCGACCTCGCCTAGCTTTCATTCTTTTCCGATCATTCTTGGAGAGCAAGCCAATGCCAAGTTAG